One window of the Benincasa hispida cultivar B227 chromosome 3, ASM972705v1, whole genome shotgun sequence genome contains the following:
- the LOC120074392 gene encoding fe(2+) transport protein 1-like: MARNLIFFLLLFSFCTSSFSDSIPSPNSQCEAQLQQGCHDRAKSLKLKLIAIASILVASMIGVSLPLFSRTVPVLQPDGNPFAIVKAFASGVILATGYMHVLPDSFDCLTSPCLPENPWRKFPFSTFIAMLSAVTTLMLDSFSMSRYNKQLMQDQSAEEEEIKNEDSKEISENLGKEEGIDTKLGLQLLRHRVTAQLLEAGIVVHSVVIGLSMGASENPCTIRPLIAALCFHQLFEGMGLGGCILQAEYRWKMKAIMVFFFSVTTPFGIVLGIGLSNVYSENSPTALIVVGILNALSAGLLNYMALVDLLAYDFMGPKLQANLKLHIWAYVAVLLGVGGMSLMAKWA, from the coding sequence ATGGCTCGGAATCTCAtattttttctccttctcttctccTTCTGTACTTCATCATTTTCCGATTCAATTCCATCGCCCAATTCCCAATGCGAAGCTCAGCTTCAACAAGGCTGCCATGACAGAGCCAAGTCCCTCAAACTCAAGCTCATCGCCATCGCTTCCATTTTAGTCGCGAGCATGATCGGCGTTAGTCTTCCCCTCTTCTCCCGCACCGTGCCGGTGCTTCAACCAGATGGAAATCCCTTCGCAATCGTTAAGGCATTTGCCTCTGGCGTGATTCTAGCCACTGGATATATGCATGTTCTCCCTGATTCCTTCGATTGCTTGACATCCCCCTGTTTGCCGGAAAATCCATGGCGGAAATTCCCTTTCTCCACATTCATAGCAATGCTTTCGGCTGTTACGACTTTAATGTTGGACTCGTTTTCGATGAGTCGTTACAATAAACAGTTGATGCAGGATCAATCAGCGGAAGAGGAGGAGATCAAGAACGAGGACAGCAAGGAAATCAGTGAAAATTTGGGGAAAGAAGAAGGAATCGATACAAAACTTGGTCTGCAATTGCTACGGCACCGTGTTACTGCGCAATTATTAGAAGCGGGGATCGTTGTGCATTCGGTGGTAATTGGGCTTTCAATGGGGGCTTCGGAGAATCCGTGCACCATAAGGCCGCTCATCGCTGCTCTGTGCTTTCATCAGCTGTTTGAAGGGATGGGGCTTGGAGGGTGCATTTTGCAAGCGGAATATAGGTGGAAGATGAAGGCGATAATGGTGTTTTTCTTCTCGGTTACGACGCCGTTTGGTATAGTACTGGGGATTGGGTTGTCGAATGTGTACAGTGAGAATAGTCCCACGGCTCTTATAGTAGTGGGGATTTTGAATGCTTTATCTGCTGGGTTGCTGAATTATATGGCATTGGTTGATTTGTTGGCGTATGATTTCATGGGGCCTAAGTTGCAAGCCAATCTCAAGCTGCATATATGGGCTTATGTTGCGGTTTTATTGGGCGTTGGTGGCATGTCTTTGATGGCAAAATGGGCTTAG